The following coding sequences lie in one Candidatus Eisenbacteria bacterium genomic window:
- a CDS encoding DUF721 domain-containing protein has translation MGAEAKGSGLSGRRRRGGGPSPIGEALSTFLEERGLLQKIEDRRLFGAWEEIVGATLAREARPLRVEKETLVIGASSSAHASQLMYLRPWVLKRIKEMYPGSRIRSIRIVNRPDEGREDR, from the coding sequence ATGGGGGCGGAGGCAAAGGGATCGGGACTCTCCGGCAGAAGGCGCCGTGGCGGCGGACCGAGCCCCATTGGCGAAGCGCTTTCGACATTCCTTGAGGAACGGGGCCTTCTCCAGAAGATCGAGGATCGCCGGCTTTTCGGCGCGTGGGAAGAGATCGTGGGCGCGACGCTGGCCCGCGAGGCGCGGCCGTTGCGCGTCGAGAAAGAGACGCTCGTGATAGGCGCTTCGAGCAGCGCGCACGCGAGCCAGCTGATGTACCTGAGGCCATGGGTCCTCAAGAGAATCAAGGAGATGTATCCGGGATCACGGATCCGGTCGATCCGGATCGTGAACCGGCCGGACGAGGGGCGAGAGGATCGATGA
- the dnaN gene encoding DNA polymerase III subunit beta: MDFSVVQSELLRTLQLVGSVVPSRSVLQTALSSILIRATEDGQVRIEGTDGDQYLRTEMRATVEQAGVVAVQGKRFLEIVKELPPSTIRATLKGSALEVACGQGKFRLVTRSVEDFPVLPEIADKQHVEIPAAELERLVRSTAYAVATDESRIELSGVLLEATPQEIRFVGTDGHRLARAGFPVATHQDWKILIPPRTLGTLQRLIPEAEDVVRIVADSKYARFDVGPSQLVGRLLGGEYPSYERVIPTGNDRVAVVRCEEFRAAVRRVGIFSDAFTKRVTLGLEPGKLRISVQTQDVGEAEEEIAAQYGGEAMRISYNASYLIDMLRTVESEEVEMAFKTSMQAGLFRPAGGEAGRLLCLVMPLRLPDDEAGSASKEREGSEAR; encoded by the coding sequence ATGGATTTCTCGGTGGTCCAGAGCGAGCTTCTAAGAACCCTGCAGCTTGTCGGGTCCGTCGTGCCGTCGAGGAGCGTCCTCCAGACAGCGCTCTCATCAATCCTGATTCGAGCTACTGAGGATGGACAGGTACGGATCGAAGGAACGGACGGGGACCAATACCTACGAACGGAAATGAGGGCGACAGTCGAGCAGGCCGGCGTCGTCGCCGTACAAGGAAAGAGGTTCCTGGAGATTGTGAAGGAGCTGCCCCCGAGCACGATTCGGGCGACGTTGAAGGGGAGCGCCCTCGAAGTCGCCTGTGGACAAGGCAAGTTCCGCTTGGTGACGCGCAGCGTGGAAGACTTTCCTGTCTTGCCCGAGATAGCAGACAAGCAGCATGTCGAGATCCCAGCGGCCGAGCTCGAGCGGCTCGTTCGGAGCACCGCATATGCCGTGGCGACCGATGAGTCGCGAATCGAGTTGAGCGGAGTTCTTCTCGAGGCGACGCCGCAGGAGATCCGGTTCGTGGGAACCGATGGTCACAGGCTGGCGCGAGCGGGTTTTCCGGTGGCGACGCACCAGGACTGGAAGATCCTGATTCCCCCGCGCACGCTCGGGACTCTTCAGAGGCTGATCCCGGAGGCCGAGGACGTGGTCCGCATCGTGGCCGATTCGAAGTACGCGAGATTCGATGTGGGGCCGAGTCAGCTCGTGGGCAGGTTGCTCGGAGGCGAGTATCCGAGCTATGAGCGCGTCATTCCGACGGGGAACGACCGCGTGGCGGTTGTTCGCTGCGAGGAGTTCCGGGCGGCCGTGCGCAGGGTCGGGATCTTCAGCGACGCGTTCACGAAGCGGGTGACGCTGGGACTGGAGCCCGGGAAGCTGCGCATAAGCGTCCAGACGCAGGATGTCGGCGAGGCCGAGGAAGAGATCGCCGCGCAGTACGGCGGAGAGGCGATGCGCATCAGCTACAACGCCTCCTACTTGATCGACATGCTCCGCACCGTCGAGTCGGAGGAAGTCGAGATGGCTTTCAAGACGTCGATGCAGGCGGGACTGTTCCGGCCGGCCGGGGGAGAGGCCGGGAGGCTCCTCTGTCTGGTGATGCCGCTGCGACTGCCGGACGACGAGGCAGGCTCGGCGAGCAAGGAGCGCGAGGGGAGTGAGGCGCGCTAG